A window of Oscillospiraceae bacterium contains these coding sequences:
- a CDS encoding Gx transporter family protein, whose amino-acid sequence MSADPKEGLSAVRRFALLAMMLTLALILGIVERAIPMDVMIPGVRLGLPNALILLAIYLFSFRDVLTLVVLKCVMTALLAGTFVSFFYSISGSLLSFFVMYALLRVSRALVTSHAAPRPPHSALSTQHSALNISPVGVSITGAVFHNLGQLLAACAVLGSAYVFSYLPVLLVSGAVTGLLVGLAVKYTLPYVWRHVGGSGRPPGESENKK is encoded by the coding sequence TTGTCGGCTGATCCGAAGGAAGGGCTTTCGGCCGTACGGCGCTTTGCGCTGCTTGCCATGATGTTGACCCTGGCTCTGATCCTGGGCATCGTGGAACGGGCCATCCCGATGGACGTGATGATCCCCGGCGTACGGCTGGGGCTGCCCAACGCTCTGATCCTGCTCGCGATTTACCTGTTTTCGTTTCGGGACGTGCTGACGCTCGTCGTTCTCAAGTGCGTGATGACGGCGCTGCTGGCCGGCACGTTTGTATCGTTCTTTTACAGCATCAGCGGGTCTCTGCTCAGTTTCTTCGTCATGTACGCGCTTTTGCGCGTCTCCCGCGCACTCGTCACCTCGCACGCAGCCCCCCGTCCCCCGCACTCAGCACTCAGCACTCAGCACTCAGCACTTAATATCAGCCCGGTCGGCGTCAGCATCACGGGCGCGGTCTTCCACAATCTGGGGCAGCTGCTGGCCGCCTGCGCCGTGCTAGGCAGCGCCTACGTGTTTTCTTATCTGCCGGTCCTGCTTGTGTCGGGCGCGGTCACGGGACTGCTCGTGGGTCTGGCCGTGAAATATACGCTGCCCTATGTGTGGCGGCATGTGGGCGGGTCCGGACGCCCGCCTGGCGAAAGCGAAAATAAAAAATAA
- the tgt gene encoding tRNA guanosine(34) transglycosylase Tgt, with the protein MSFVLLKTEGRARRGVYRTVHGEIQTPVFMNVATQAAIKGGLSSFDLADVGCQVALCNTYHLHLRPGEETVRALGGLHGFMRWSGPILTDSGGFQVFSLASLRRVTEEGVWFASHIDGRRLFLGPEESVAIQASLGADIAMAFDECVSNPAPRDYVEASCTRTARWLVRCRDEWQRRLTTTEGGAQNLNQALFGINQGGTYDDLRVAHMREIAALALPGYAIGGLAVGESTEEMYRIISLVEPHMPEDRPRYLMGVGTPGNLLEAVARGMDFFDCVLPARNARHGHLYTEEGCLNIKNEKYARDAAPVDGACGCPLCRHFSRAYLRHLFKAGELLALRLSVLHNLFFYNRLMTEIRDAIDAGRFAALRQAKVERLDRRI; encoded by the coding sequence ATGTCGTTTGTTTTGCTGAAGACGGAGGGCCGCGCGCGGCGCGGCGTATACCGGACGGTCCACGGGGAGATCCAAACGCCGGTCTTTATGAATGTGGCCACACAGGCCGCCATCAAGGGCGGGCTGTCGTCGTTCGACCTGGCGGACGTCGGTTGTCAGGTTGCGCTCTGTAACACTTACCACCTGCACCTGCGCCCCGGGGAGGAGACTGTCCGGGCTCTGGGTGGGTTGCACGGATTCATGCGCTGGTCCGGCCCCATACTCACCGACAGCGGCGGGTTTCAGGTGTTCTCGCTGGCCTCGCTGCGGCGCGTCACGGAGGAGGGCGTCTGGTTCGCTTCGCACATCGACGGGCGGCGGCTCTTCCTTGGGCCGGAGGAATCCGTGGCTATCCAGGCGTCTTTGGGCGCGGACATTGCGATGGCTTTCGACGAGTGCGTCTCAAATCCCGCGCCGCGCGACTATGTGGAGGCGTCCTGCACCCGCACCGCGCGCTGGCTTGTGCGCTGCCGGGACGAATGGCAGCGGCGGTTGACGACGACCGAGGGCGGAGCGCAAAACCTGAACCAGGCGCTCTTTGGCATCAACCAGGGCGGGACATACGACGACCTGCGGGTCGCGCACATGCGGGAGATCGCCGCGCTGGCGCTGCCCGGCTACGCCATCGGCGGGTTGGCGGTGGGGGAGAGCACCGAGGAGATGTACCGCATCATCTCCCTGGTCGAGCCGCACATGCCGGAGGACCGGCCCCGGTACCTGATGGGGGTGGGCACGCCGGGCAATCTCCTGGAGGCGGTGGCGCGCGGCATGGATTTCTTCGATTGCGTGCTGCCTGCCCGCAACGCGCGGCACGGGCATCTCTACACCGAAGAAGGTTGCCTGAACATTAAAAACGAAAAATACGCCCGAGACGCCGCGCCCGTCGACGGCGCCTGCGGCTGCCCGCTTTGCCGGCACTTCAGCCGCGCCTACTTGCGGCATCTGTTCAAAGCGGGGGAGCTCTTGGCCCTGCGCCTTTCCGTGCTGCACAACTTGTTTTTTTACAACCGGCTGATGACCGAGATCCGCGACGCCATCGACGCGGGGCGCTTTGCGGCGCTCCGGCAGGCCAAGGTCGAGCGCCTCGATCGGCGGATCTGA
- a CDS encoding nucleotidyltransferase domain-containing protein: MRDRAKPVAKKYNVVSLELFGSYADGTADESSDADFLVLFAAPVPSIFKVMGFREELSRSLGLPVDVVTLPLVRPDKLHVSCTEKII, from the coding sequence ATTCGCGATAGGGCGAAACCTGTCGCAAAAAAATATAATGTTGTTAGTCTTGAACTTTTCGGTTCATATGCAGATGGCACGGCAGATGAAAGCTCCGATGCGGATTTCCTCGTCTTGTTTGCCGCGCCCGTGCCGTCAATATTCAAAGTTATGGGATTCCGAGAAGAACTTTCACGCTCTCTCGGTCTGCCTGTTGACGTGGTTACGTTGCCTCTTGTCCGCCCCGACAAACTGCACGTATCATGCACGGAGAAAATCATATGA
- a CDS encoding HAMP domain-containing histidine kinase produces MATRWKNTLKSVLSRRAVRALLFLGAVAAVTALCVEVYFCTLLMRQRNIQFESLVVPTYLDSQIFRREVGDAVYRATQPFQSDPPIYFEDTDLETLFVHAFSVADESRQVRSHNWHYEDDILVSYRREKWSIKMLLPQMISLPEVSLPGDLTMEISFWPSFGELSADTRMDMLTEAIQTAYEIFQRTPSLPQGLLYPGSLVRDYYVASDARSVGFIPNGASVFPRSAYHIIYENEQWDFGTALQRSLKAGAGWPTPSPKYDVYLTLDETQVAEKQQAWGIGRALILPYLYVLAALGLLLLLLLILLCIGAGRTADSGTRRFFLDRVWGECHLTLLCAGLPLLFTLIVSIAYSGGFSTGSYYEEIVIPWTVGAAGVGVSVPWLAVFLSLVRQAKDGRFFTHSLIGRILRGASRFLRALVSWRPWAGHPPTKRLFRRQLVYICLGTILGLLVVVVGETWRTGYVLVFLALMLPGTVWYVLANRRTYREITRGFDASLAEQLRAEKMKTALVTNVSHDLKTPLTSLIGYIELLSREETLSDTARDYVSVLAEKAERLRHLLVDLFDLSKSTSGDIALELETLDLKKLVEQTVADMRDRIDASSLILRLRLPEHPVELYADGRKLYRVLQNLLDNALKYAQPGTRVYVDLEAGTDSARILLRNTAGYEMNFTKEEILQRFARGDASRTTEGSGLGLSIAESFARLCGGRLDVDIDGDLFKVTVTFAAQ; encoded by the coding sequence TTGGCTACAAGATGGAAAAACACCCTGAAAAGCGTCCTTAGCCGGCGCGCGGTTCGCGCGCTGCTCTTCCTCGGTGCGGTGGCCGCGGTGACGGCGCTGTGCGTCGAGGTGTACTTCTGTACGCTGCTCATGCGACAGCGGAATATCCAATTTGAGAGTCTGGTGGTGCCGACCTATCTGGACAGCCAGATTTTCAGGCGTGAGGTGGGCGACGCGGTCTACCGCGCTACGCAGCCGTTTCAAAGTGACCCGCCCATATACTTCGAGGACACAGATTTGGAGACGCTGTTTGTACACGCCTTCAGCGTCGCGGATGAGAGCAGGCAAGTGCGCAGCCATAACTGGCACTACGAGGACGATATCTTGGTTTCCTACCGGCGAGAGAAATGGTCCATAAAAATGCTGCTGCCGCAGATGATAAGCTTGCCAGAGGTGTCGCTGCCGGGAGATCTCACCATGGAGATATCGTTTTGGCCCTCCTTTGGCGAGTTGTCGGCCGATACGCGGATGGATATGCTGACGGAGGCGATACAGACGGCCTATGAGATCTTTCAGCGGACACCGTCTCTGCCGCAGGGATTGCTGTATCCGGGCAGCTTGGTACGGGACTACTACGTGGCGTCCGATGCGCGGAGCGTGGGCTTTATCCCGAACGGCGCGTCGGTGTTTCCGCGGTCTGCATACCATATTATCTACGAAAATGAGCAGTGGGATTTCGGGACGGCGCTGCAGCGTTCGCTGAAAGCGGGCGCAGGTTGGCCGACGCCGTCGCCCAAATACGACGTCTATCTCACGCTGGACGAGACGCAGGTTGCGGAAAAGCAGCAGGCGTGGGGCATCGGCCGCGCCTTGATCCTGCCGTACCTGTACGTGTTGGCGGCACTGGGTCTCCTGCTGTTGCTCCTGTTGATCCTCCTGTGCATCGGCGCCGGCCGGACGGCCGACAGCGGGACGCGCCGGTTTTTTCTCGACCGAGTCTGGGGCGAATGTCATCTGACGCTGCTGTGCGCGGGTCTGCCGCTGCTGTTCACATTGATTGTGTCAATCGCGTACAGCGGCGGATTTTCGACGGGGTCCTATTACGAAGAGATCGTGATCCCATGGACAGTCGGCGCGGCGGGGGTGGGGGTCTCCGTTCCCTGGCTGGCGGTGTTTCTGTCCCTGGTCCGGCAGGCCAAGGACGGCCGATTTTTCACCCACAGTCTGATCGGCCGGATCCTGCGCGGGGCCAGCCGCTTCCTCCGGGCGCTCGTCTCTTGGCGGCCCTGGGCCGGGCATCCGCCGACCAAGCGGCTCTTCAGGCGGCAGCTTGTCTATATCTGCCTCGGCACGATACTCGGTCTGCTGGTAGTGGTGGTGGGAGAGACTTGGAGGACCGGCTATGTGCTCGTCTTTCTCGCACTCATGCTGCCGGGCACCGTTTGGTACGTGCTGGCCAATCGGCGGACCTACCGGGAGATCACTCGGGGGTTCGACGCGAGCCTGGCGGAGCAGCTGAGGGCGGAGAAGATGAAGACGGCGCTTGTCACCAATGTCTCCCACGACCTGAAGACGCCGCTCACCTCCCTGATAGGGTACATCGAGCTGCTCTCGCGGGAGGAGACTCTCTCCGACACCGCGCGGGATTATGTGTCCGTACTGGCGGAGAAGGCCGAGCGGCTGAGACATCTCCTGGTTGACCTGTTCGACCTCTCGAAGAGCACGAGCGGCGACATCGCACTCGAACTGGAGACGCTGGACCTCAAAAAGCTGGTAGAGCAGACGGTGGCGGACATGCGCGACCGCATCGACGCGTCGTCCCTGATACTGCGGCTCCGGCTGCCGGAGCACCCGGTGGAGCTTTACGCCGACGGCCGTAAGCTCTACCGCGTACTGCAAAACCTGCTGGACAACGCGCTCAAGTACGCGCAACCGGGCACCCGGGTGTACGTGGACTTGGAGGCGGGGACGGACAGCGCCCGCATACTCCTCCGCAACACGGCGGGATACGAGATGAATTTTACCAAAGAGGAGATTTTACAGCGTTTCGCCCGCGGCGACGCGTCCCGCACGACGGAGGGCAGCGGCCTGGGCCTCTCGATCGCGGAGAGCTTCGCCCGCCTCTGCGGCGGCCGGCTCGACGTGGACATCGATGGGGATCTCTTCAAAGTGACGGTGACCTTCGCGGCGCAGTGA
- a CDS encoding response regulator transcription factor encodes MGRETILVVDDDREITRAIRVLLAQEGYEVYTASDGREALEILSREEIRLIVLDVMMPRLDGLSATMRIREDDNIPIIILSAKSEDSDKILGLSMGADDYVAKPFHPQELVARVKSLLRRYTTLGDIESRYRSSRIVNGRLILDTEAKQLLVDGESVRLTATEYKIVSLLMQNAGVVFSAEKIYERVWHEPSYSVENTVMVHIRRIREKIEINPREPDYLKVVWGIGYKMEKHPEKRP; translated from the coding sequence ATGGGTCGGGAGACCATTTTGGTGGTGGACGACGATCGTGAGATCACGCGGGCCATACGGGTGCTGCTCGCGCAGGAGGGGTACGAGGTATATACGGCCTCGGACGGGCGGGAGGCGCTTGAGATCCTTTCGCGCGAGGAGATCCGGCTGATCGTGCTGGATGTGATGATGCCGCGGCTGGACGGTCTCTCCGCCACGATGCGGATCCGTGAGGACGACAACATCCCGATCATCATCCTCTCCGCCAAGAGCGAGGACAGCGACAAGATTCTGGGCCTCTCAATGGGCGCGGACGACTATGTGGCCAAGCCCTTTCACCCGCAGGAACTGGTGGCCCGGGTGAAGAGCCTGCTGCGGCGATACACGACCCTGGGCGACATCGAGAGCCGCTACCGGTCGTCCCGGATTGTGAACGGCCGATTGATCCTCGACACGGAGGCCAAGCAGCTGTTGGTGGACGGAGAGAGTGTGCGGCTCACCGCCACCGAGTACAAGATCGTGTCGCTGCTCATGCAAAACGCCGGCGTCGTGTTTTCCGCGGAGAAGATCTACGAGCGGGTCTGGCACGAACCGTCCTACTCGGTGGAGAACACGGTCATGGTGCATATCCGGCGCATCCGCGAGAAGATCGAGATCAACCCGCGCGAACCGGACTATTTAAAGGTGGTGTGGGGCATTGGCTACAAGATGGAAAAACACCCTGAAAAGCGTCCTTAG
- the ychF gene encoding redox-regulated ATPase YchF, with the protein MKLGIVGLPNVGKSTLFNAITRAGAESANYPFCTIEPNVGMVSVPDERLTALARMHNPQKITPAVVEFVDIAGLVRGASRGEGLGNQFLTHIREVDAVVHVVRCFDDDNIIHVEGGADPARDIDIINMELILSDIELVGRRIDKAGKLAKGDRKYLAEAALFKRLSDHLDAGRSARSFVSEDEGERALTASVPLLSGKPVIYCANMDETGFVGRADSLYLRAVEEIAAREGAQVLPICAKWEQDIAELPEEERALFLSELGLEEAGLDRLVRASYTLLGFISYLTAGPPEVRAWTIRKGTRAPQAAGVIHSDFERGFIRAEVIAFDDLMAAGAMAAARERGLVRSEGKEYVMRDGDVVLFRFNV; encoded by the coding sequence ATGAAATTAGGCATTGTCGGCTTGCCCAATGTGGGCAAAAGTACGCTGTTCAACGCGATCACCCGTGCGGGCGCCGAGTCGGCCAACTATCCGTTTTGCACGATCGAACCCAATGTGGGGATGGTCTCTGTCCCGGATGAGCGGCTAACCGCGCTGGCGCGTATGCACAACCCGCAGAAAATTACCCCCGCGGTCGTCGAGTTTGTGGACATCGCCGGGCTCGTGCGCGGCGCGTCGCGGGGCGAGGGGTTGGGCAACCAGTTCCTGACGCACATCCGCGAGGTGGACGCGGTCGTCCATGTCGTGCGCTGTTTTGACGACGACAACATCATCCACGTCGAAGGCGGCGCCGACCCGGCTCGCGACATCGACATCATCAACATGGAACTCATCCTCTCGGACATCGAGCTCGTGGGCCGCCGGATCGACAAAGCCGGCAAGCTGGCAAAAGGGGACCGAAAATACCTCGCGGAGGCGGCGCTCTTCAAGCGCCTGTCGGACCACCTGGACGCCGGCCGGTCCGCCCGCTCGTTTGTCAGCGAGGACGAGGGCGAACGCGCGCTGACGGCCTCGGTGCCGCTGCTGTCGGGCAAACCTGTCATCTACTGTGCCAACATGGACGAGACCGGGTTTGTCGGCCGGGCGGACAGTCTCTACCTGCGGGCCGTGGAGGAAATCGCCGCGCGCGAAGGCGCGCAGGTGCTTCCAATCTGCGCGAAATGGGAGCAGGATATTGCGGAACTGCCGGAGGAGGAGCGGGCGCTCTTCCTGTCCGAGTTGGGGCTGGAAGAAGCCGGCCTCGACAGGCTGGTGCGCGCCTCCTACACACTGCTGGGGTTCATCTCCTACCTCACCGCCGGGCCGCCGGAGGTGCGTGCGTGGACCATCCGGAAGGGGACCAGAGCCCCCCAAGCCGCGGGCGTCATCCACTCCGATTTCGAGCGCGGGTTCATCCGCGCCGAGGTGATCGCCTTCGACGACCTGATGGCCGCCGGCGCCATGGCCGCCGCGCGGGAGCGCGGTCTCGTGCGCTCGGAGGGTAAGGAGTACGTCATGCGAGACGGCGACGTCGTGCTGTTCCGGTTCAATGTCTGA
- a CDS encoding FAD:protein FMN transferase, with the protein MNWRRNRRAVGVALAAMLAAVTAGCGSAARTPVSVTWDDLFGTVVTVSLYDKMSEKEADAALAAVRARGEVIQNTMTAHTPGSEIGAVRAAAGQAPTPVSEDTYGLLARALEIAELSGGAFDPTIEPLVALWGIGTETAAVPVEADVARVRALVDYRRVALDEANRTVYLPEAGMGLDLGGIAKGYAADEANRLLGEAGVTHAILDFGGNVVLRGGHPEGKPWRVGIRKPAPGEDGYACVLSLYDGTVVTSGGYERYFVAEDGAVYHHIMDPATGRPAETGLLSATIVCDDSTRADALSTACFVLGLDGALALLDTLDGVEGVLIASDRTIHTTPGLADVFAVADERYVWVNAP; encoded by the coding sequence ATGAACTGGAGACGAAACAGGAGAGCGGTGGGTGTCGCGCTGGCGGCTATGCTGGCGGCCGTGACGGCCGGCTGCGGGTCTGCCGCGCGAACGCCGGTGTCCGTGACATGGGACGATCTGTTCGGCACCGTCGTCACGGTGTCTTTGTATGACAAGATGAGCGAGAAAGAGGCCGACGCGGCGCTGGCGGCGGTCCGCGCGCGCGGCGAGGTCATTCAAAACACCATGACGGCCCACACCCCCGGCAGCGAGATCGGCGCTGTCCGCGCCGCAGCCGGGCAGGCGCCGACGCCGGTGTCGGAGGACACTTACGGGCTCCTCGCGCGGGCGTTGGAGATCGCGGAGCTCTCAGGCGGCGCGTTTGACCCCACGATCGAACCGTTGGTGGCGCTGTGGGGCATCGGTACGGAGACGGCCGCCGTGCCGGTTGAGGCCGACGTCGCGCGCGTCCGCGCTCTGGTCGACTACCGCCGGGTGGCGCTGGATGAGGCGAACCGCACCGTGTATCTTCCCGAAGCCGGTATGGGCCTGGACTTGGGTGGGATCGCCAAAGGCTATGCGGCCGACGAGGCGAACCGATTGTTGGGCGAGGCCGGTGTGACGCACGCTATCTTGGACTTCGGCGGCAATGTGGTGCTGCGCGGCGGCCACCCGGAGGGAAAACCCTGGCGGGTCGGAATCCGCAAACCGGCGCCCGGCGAGGACGGGTACGCGTGCGTTCTCTCTCTGTACGACGGCACCGTCGTCACCTCCGGCGGGTACGAGCGCTACTTCGTCGCGGAGGACGGCGCCGTTTACCACCACATCATGGACCCCGCCACCGGCCGCCCGGCCGAGACGGGATTGCTCTCCGCCACGATCGTCTGCGACGATTCCACCCGGGCCGACGCGCTCTCCACCGCCTGTTTTGTGCTGGGACTCGACGGCGCCCTGGCGCTGCTCGACACGTTGGACGGCGTGGAGGGCGTGCTGATTGCGTCGGACCGAACGATCCACACGACGCCGGGTCTCGCGGACGTCTTTGCGGTCGCCGACGAGCGCTATGTGTGGGTGAACGCGCCATGA
- the rpmI gene encoding 50S ribosomal protein L35 — protein sequence MPKLKTHTGAKKRFKLTKNGKVKRHHAYKSHILTKKSTKRKRGLRKGAYADKTNEANIKSLVPYL from the coding sequence ATGCCAAAGCTCAAAACCCATACGGGGGCCAAGAAGCGATTTAAGCTCACTAAAAATGGCAAAGTGAAGCGTCATCACGCCTATAAAAGCCATATTTTGACCAAAAAGAGCACAAAACGCAAGCGCGGTCTGCGCAAGGGCGCCTACGCCGATAAGACAAATGAGGCGAACATCAAGAGTCTCGTCCCCTATCTGTAA
- the rplT gene encoding 50S ribosomal protein L20: MARIKGAVTTRRRRKKILKLAKGYWGAKSKNFRTANQAVMKSLQYAYIGRRLRKRDFRRLWIVRISAGAKANGLNYSRFMYGLKKLNINLNRKVLSEMAIHDKPAFAAIANQVKTALA, translated from the coding sequence ATGGCTCGCATCAAGGGCGCGGTCACTACGCGCAGACGCAGAAAGAAGATCTTAAAACTCGCCAAAGGGTATTGGGGTGCCAAGTCCAAAAATTTCCGCACGGCCAACCAGGCCGTGATGAAATCGCTGCAATATGCGTATATTGGCCGCCGTTTGCGCAAACGCGATTTTCGCCGTCTGTGGATCGTCCGCATCTCGGCCGGCGCGAAGGCAAATGGGCTCAACTATTCCCGGTTTATGTACGGCCTAAAGAAGCTGAACATCAATTTGAACCGCAAGGTACTGAGCGAGATGGCGATCCACGACAAACCGGCGTTCGCGGCCATCGCCAACCAGGTCAAGACCGCTCTGGCATAA
- a CDS encoding NusG domain II-containing protein — MKKADVLILVGVLVLAGALFLVFARDGGDTGALTAEVYLDGRLVERIPLDGSVTERRIETGDGGWNLLRVEPDGVRVVEANCGNLTCVHTGRVSVSGGVIACLPHRVLVKLTGRAEGEVDVVVG, encoded by the coding sequence ATGAAAAAAGCCGACGTTCTCATTCTGGTCGGCGTACTGGTATTGGCCGGCGCGCTCTTCCTAGTCTTTGCCCGGGACGGCGGCGACACTGGCGCGCTGACGGCGGAGGTCTATCTCGATGGACGGCTGGTGGAGCGCATTCCCCTCGACGGGTCCGTCACCGAGCGGCGGATCGAGACCGGGGACGGCGGCTGGAACCTGCTGCGCGTCGAGCCGGATGGCGTGCGGGTGGTGGAGGCCAACTGCGGCAATCTCACCTGTGTACACACGGGGCGCGTCTCCGTGTCCGGCGGCGTCATCGCCTGTCTGCCCCACCGGGTGCTCGTCAAGCTCACGGGGCGTGCGGAAGGGGAGGTGGATGTCGTTGTCGGCTGA
- a CDS encoding DUF86 domain-containing protein, which translates to MNERDKTNIGRIADELRYIKSVTAKTSRDEFLHDETLQHALSMSILTIGECANHLSDDFKDRHPKIEWIQIVAVRNIAAHGYWQLDMRQIWQAIEEDIPQLNDFVFGLLDEKSMC; encoded by the coding sequence ATGAACGAACGTGACAAGACCAACATTGGACGAATCGCGGATGAGCTTCGCTATATAAAGAGCGTAACAGCAAAAACCTCACGCGATGAGTTTCTGCACGATGAAACCCTGCAACACGCACTGTCAATGTCGATACTGACAATCGGTGAGTGCGCTAATCATCTCTCCGATGACTTCAAGGACCGCCACCCGAAGATCGAATGGATTCAAATTGTGGCAGTTAGAAATATTGCGGCGCACGGCTATTGGCAACTCGATATGCGGCAAATTTGGCAAGCTATCGAGGAAGATATTCCGCAACTTAACGATTTTGTGTTCGGGTTATTAGACGAGAAAAGCATGTGCTAA
- a CDS encoding type II toxin-antitoxin system MqsA family antitoxin translates to MTCFHCKSDTEQKFKTHAVTLDKCVIIIKNVPTVVCEQCGEAYFTDDVMQSLEAIIDRLECIIKEVAIVDYADVA, encoded by the coding sequence ATGACTTGTTTCCATTGTAAAAGCGACACAGAGCAAAAGTTTAAGACCCACGCCGTCACGCTTGACAAGTGTGTTATTATCATCAAGAATGTTCCCACTGTGGTCTGCGAGCAATGCGGCGAGGCATATTTTACGGATGATGTCATGCAAAGTCTGGAGGCCATTATTGACCGACTGGAGTGTATCATCAAAGAGGTCGCTATTGTTGACTATGCCGACGTAGCATAG
- the infC gene encoding translation initiation factor IF-3, with amino-acid sequence MDHQLNEAIRDREVRLIGADGTQLGVMLTRDALSIALEKDMDLVKIAPTATPPVCRIMDYGKFRFEQSKKEKEARKSQHTVEMKEIRLSSGIDVHDFTFKLKNGIRFLQEGNKLKVSVRFRGRQMAHTSIGEQQLLKFAEACSDVATIERPPKLEGRSMSMFLAAKPAAKSVAAAKSAEPDGAPTPERKTP; translated from the coding sequence ATGGATCATCAGCTCAACGAGGCCATCAGAGACCGCGAGGTCCGTCTGATCGGCGCGGACGGGACGCAGCTTGGCGTCATGCTCACACGTGACGCGCTGTCTATTGCGCTCGAAAAAGACATGGACCTTGTAAAGATCGCGCCCACGGCCACGCCGCCGGTGTGTCGCATCATGGACTACGGCAAGTTTCGGTTTGAACAGTCCAAAAAAGAAAAAGAAGCGCGCAAAAGTCAGCACACTGTTGAGATGAAGGAAATCCGTCTGTCCTCGGGGATTGACGTGCACGATTTCACCTTCAAGCTGAAAAACGGGATCCGCTTTCTGCAGGAGGGGAACAAGCTCAAGGTGTCCGTGCGTTTCCGCGGCCGGCAGATGGCGCATACCTCTATCGGTGAGCAGCAGCTTTTGAAGTTTGCCGAAGCATGCAGCGACGTGGCGACAATAGAACGGCCCCCAAAGTTGGAGGGCCGAAGTATGTCCATGTTCTTGGCGGCGAAGCCGGCCGCCAAGTCCGTCGCGGCCGCCAAATCCGCTGAGCCCGACGGCGCGCCGACGCCCGAGCGGAAGACACCTTAG
- a CDS encoding DUF1624 domain-containing protein, protein MSDPGLRAPAPRIELIDAVRGLSILLMVAYHAGYDLVTAGFLPYSLLFNPLLSVLQPFFAGVFILLAGVSARFSRDNRRRGLQVLGCALLVSLAAGFVNVPIPFGILHCLGVCMVICGPPAVWVDRIPRGWQPVLFSALFVAGYLWFPLYAAGASRFPYLYMFGVLYRGFRAYDYFPLIPWFFLYLLGVWLGAYIRERRFPAWFYTWRVPVLPAVGRRTLLIYLLHQPVIYVVVQWAAGLAAK, encoded by the coding sequence ATGTCTGACCCCGGGCTCCGCGCCCCCGCGCCGCGCATCGAGCTCATCGACGCCGTGCGGGGTTTGTCGATCTTGCTGATGGTGGCGTACCACGCCGGGTACGACCTCGTGACGGCGGGATTTTTGCCGTATAGTCTGCTCTTCAACCCGCTGCTGTCTGTGCTGCAGCCCTTCTTTGCCGGCGTTTTCATTCTGCTGGCCGGCGTGTCGGCTCGCTTCTCGCGGGACAATCGGCGGCGCGGACTGCAGGTCCTCGGGTGCGCGCTGCTGGTGTCGCTTGCCGCCGGGTTTGTGAACGTCCCGATCCCGTTCGGTATTTTGCATTGCTTGGGCGTTTGCATGGTGATCTGCGGCCCTCCCGCCGTCTGGGTGGACCGCATTCCGCGCGGGTGGCAGCCCGTGCTTTTTTCCGCACTCTTTGTCGCGGGGTATCTGTGGTTCCCGCTCTATGCCGCGGGCGCCTCGCGGTTCCCATATCTGTACATGTTCGGCGTTTTGTATCGGGGGTTTCGCGCCTACGACTATTTCCCGCTCATCCCGTGGTTCTTCCTGTATCTGCTGGGCGTCTGGCTGGGCGCGTACATCCGGGAGCGGCGTTTCCCCGCGTGGTTTTACACGTGGCGCGTGCCCGTGCTGCCGGCCGTCGGCCGGCGTACGCTGCTTATCTATCTGCTGCATCAGCCCGTCATCTACGTCGTCGTCCAGTGGGCGGCAGGATTGGCGGCCAAATAG